One region of Sulfurimonas sp. C5 genomic DNA includes:
- a CDS encoding LPP20 family lipoprotein has translation MMTNISKVALSLTLAAFITACGEKPKPEAQDQVSADFQCKQENILAPTWTCIPDVPGYYAGVGVAEKSAAGIAHMRRVALMNGRSDLAQQIQTQVKDKVEGFTRATGNGSAETVDKVTTAVTKQVAKVDLKSSKMVNMWQAPSGAIYMLVTVPQSEVNKEVKDAVKTSFKNDEALWQQFQAKQALEQLDKEFPTE, from the coding sequence ATGATGACTAACATCTCTAAAGTGGCTTTATCTTTAACACTTGCTGCTTTTATAACAGCTTGTGGAGAAAAACCAAAACCGGAAGCTCAAGATCAAGTTTCTGCTGATTTTCAATGTAAACAAGAAAATATTCTTGCACCGACATGGACTTGTATTCCTGACGTTCCTGGATATTATGCAGGTGTTGGTGTTGCCGAAAAATCTGCTGCAGGTATTGCGCATATGAGAAGAGTGGCTCTTATGAATGGTAGAAGTGACCTTGCCCAACAAATTCAAACTCAAGTAAAAGACAAAGTTGAAGGCTTCACTCGTGCTACAGGAAACGGTTCTGCTGAAACAGTAGATAAAGTAACTACTGCAGTAACAAAACAAGTTGCAAAAGTTGATCTTAAATCTTCAAAAATGGTAAATATGTGGCAAGCTCCATCAGGTGCTATCTATATGCTGGTAACTGTTCCTCAAAGTGAAGTGAATAAAGAAGTAAAAGATGCTGTAAAAACAAGCTTTAAAAATGATGAAGCACTTTGGCAGCAATTTCAAGCGAAACAAGCACTTGAGCAATTAGACAAAGAATTCCCTACAGAATAA
- a CDS encoding DNA adenine methylase, giving the protein MCKPIIKWVGGKRQLIKDLKRLMPKKYNRYFEPFIGGGALFFELKPENAYINDYNPELTNLYTTIRDNPTELIEDLQQHKNESEYYYEMRALDRDKKVFSKLNNIQRASRFIYLNKTGFNGLYRVNSKGECNVPFGRYKNPKYCDSENIQACSELLKNTEINNGDFESIKEHIKEGDFVYFDPPYVPLNATSSFTGYTDQGFDEDMQFRLEELCEYIDKIGAYFMLSNSSAKYVYELYKDYNIHEVKATRSINSNASKRGKITEVVVTNY; this is encoded by the coding sequence ATGTGTAAGCCGATTATAAAGTGGGTTGGGGGTAAACGTCAACTCATAAAAGATCTCAAAAGATTGATGCCGAAAAAATACAACAGATATTTTGAACCGTTTATAGGTGGAGGCGCGCTCTTTTTTGAACTTAAACCAGAAAATGCTTATATCAACGACTACAATCCGGAACTCACAAATCTTTACACGACGATACGCGATAATCCGACGGAACTCATCGAAGATCTGCAACAACATAAAAATGAATCAGAATATTATTATGAGATGAGAGCTCTTGACAGAGATAAAAAAGTTTTTTCAAAATTAAACAATATTCAAAGAGCCAGCCGTTTTATCTATTTAAACAAAACAGGTTTTAACGGTTTATACAGAGTGAACTCCAAAGGGGAGTGCAATGTTCCATTTGGAAGATATAAAAATCCAAAGTATTGTGATAGTGAAAATATACAAGCGTGCAGTGAACTTCTGAAAAATACCGAGATCAATAACGGAGATTTTGAGTCGATAAAAGAGCATATAAAAGAGGGTGATTTTGTTTATTTCGATCCCCCTTATGTCCCTTTAAATGCGACATCAAGCTTTACAGGTTATACAGATCAGGGCTTTGATGAAGATATGCAGTTTCGACTCGAAGAGTTATGCGAATATATTGATAAAATCGGTGCGTATTTTATGCTTTCAAACTCCTCTGCTAAGTATGTATATGAATTGTATAAAGACTACAATATTCATGAAGTAAAAGCGACGAGAAGCATCAACTCGAACGCTTCAAAAAGAGGTAAAATTACGGAAGTGGTTGTTACAAACTACTAG